The DNA sequence GCTTGGCCATCGTCAAGCACCTGGCGCGGTCACAAGGCGGCGATGTGGGCGTGGAGAGCGTGGTGGGACAGGGCACTACGTTCTGGTTCACGTTGCCGACCAACGACCTGGGTCTCTCGGAACAGGAGGCGCTTTAACTTCAATTCACGCTATTGTAATCTGTTTGTAACGGACTGCGCGGTATTACTGGAGTTGACAATCTGGCCACATCCCCATGAAGAAAATCCTGCTGATTGAAGACGATTCCGACCTCTTCGCACTCCTGAAGTACAACCTGGAGAAAGAGGGATTCCAAATGGTGGGCGCGCAGACCGGGCGAGGCGCCGTGGATCTGTGCCGCCGCGAGCGTCCGGATCTCATCATTCTCGACATCATGCTGCCGGACTCCGATGGCCTGGACATCTGCAAGGGCATCCGGACACACCCCGAACTGGCCCACATCCCCGTCATCTTCCTGACCGCGCGCGCCTCGGAGACCGACCGTATCGTCGGCCTGGAGTTGGGCGCCAACGACTACATCGTCAAGCCGTTTTTCGTGCGCGAACTCATCGCGCGCATCAAGATTCAATTCCGCCAGTTGGCGCAACCAGTCCGCAAGCTGCAGGCCGGCCCGTTGGATCTCGACCGTTCAGCCTGCCGCGTGAGCCTGAACGGCAATCCACTGTCGCTCACCGCCACCGAATTCCGGCTGCTGGAGTTCCTGATGACGCGGCCCGGCGTTGTGTTTTCCCGGGAACAGTTGCTGGATGCGGTATGGGGGCACGATCGTGCCGTGACCGACCGTACCGTGGACGTCTACATCCTACGCTTGCGCCAGAAGATCGAGGACGATCCAGGCGCTCCGGCCTTCATCCGCTCAGTGCGTGGCTTCGGTTACTCTTTCAACGAGGCGGCCAACCAGCCCGCGGCTGCGATAGCGTGACCGAAACAAATAGCTCCCATCTCTTGCATACTTGACCAAAAGGTAATAGCCTTCACGATGGGTCCTCCGGAGGGGACCTTACAGTATGGCTATACCTGCATTCGTGGCGTACCACGGAAAATCCAGCGCGGAACACCAAAAACAATTCGACAAACTGTTCGCCGATGGGTTTCGCATCATTTCACTCAGCGTGTACGGAGATCCTGGCTCGGCCAGCTTCGCCGCCGTCTGGGTGAAACAATCGGGGCCCGCCTGGGCGGCCGTCCACAACATGGACGCCGCCGCCTACCAGAAGGCCTTCAACGATTGGACGAAGAAGGGATTCCTGCCTCGCATCCTGTCCGTGACCGGATCGGGCTCGGACCTGAAGTTTGCCGGAACCTTCGAAAAAGGCTCGGCTTCGGCGTGGCTCTGCAAGTTCGGTCTGACCGACGGTCCCGACACCCTTTCCGGGTCGTTAGCGTTCTATAACAAGTGGGCGATCCAGAATAACTGCATCCCTATCTCCGTCTCGATCTATGGGTCCGGTTCGAACCGGCGCTACGCCGCCGTCTGGATGCCGAACGACAAGCGAGTGATGTGGGGTTGGCGCGGCGCGGAGACGTCGGCCGGCTACCAGCAATGGTTCAACGCCTTCACCCAGATCCCGTTCCGGCCCGACTACGTCTCTCTGTCCGATGACAAGGTGTACAGCTCAATCTTCCGTGGCGACGGCATCGGCGAGTGGCAGGCGCGGCACAACATGACCGCGGCCGGCTATCAGGCCGAGTTCGACAAATGGACGAAACAGGGTTACCTGCCCATCCGCGTACAGGGCGGAGGCTCAGGCAGC is a window from the uncultured Paludibaculum sp. genome containing:
- a CDS encoding response regulator transcription factor, with translation MKKILLIEDDSDLFALLKYNLEKEGFQMVGAQTGRGAVDLCRRERPDLIILDIMLPDSDGLDICKGIRTHPELAHIPVIFLTARASETDRIVGLELGANDYIVKPFFVRELIARIKIQFRQLAQPVRKLQAGPLDLDRSACRVSLNGNPLSLTATEFRLLEFLMTRPGVVFSREQLLDAVWGHDRAVTDRTVDVYILRLRQKIEDDPGAPAFIRSVRGFGYSFNEAANQPAAAIA